One genomic segment of Sminthopsis crassicaudata isolate SCR6 chromosome 4, ASM4859323v1, whole genome shotgun sequence includes these proteins:
- the EFNA3 gene encoding ephrin-A3 isoform X1: MAAAPLLLLLLLVPVPLLPLLAQGPGGALGNRHAVYWNSSNQHLRRDGYTVQVNVNDYLDIYCPHYNSSGSGPGAGPGPGGGAEQYVLYMVSRSGYRTCNASQGFKRWECNRPHAPHSPIKFSEKFQRYSAFSLGYEFHAGHEYYYISTPTHNLHWKCLKMKVFVCCASTSHSGEKPIPTLPQFTMGPNVKINVLEDFEGENPQVPKLEKSISGTSPKREHLPLAVAIAFFLMTLLAS; encoded by the exons ATGGCGGCGGctccgctgctgctgctgctgctgctggtgccCGTGCCGCTGCTGCCGCTGCTGGCCCAGGGGCCCGGGGGGGCGCTGGGGAACCGGCATGCGGTGTACTGGAACAGCTCCAACCAGCA CCTGCGGCGAGACGGTTACACGGTGCAGGTGAATGTGAACGATTACCTGGACATCTACTGCCCGCACTACAACAGCTCGGGCTCCGGCCCGGGAGCAGGCCCGGGCCCCGGGGGCGGGGCGGAGCAGTACGTGCTGTACATGGTGAGCCGAAGCGGCTACCGGACCTGCAACGCCAGCCAGGGTTTTAAGCGCTGGGAATGCAACCGACCCCACGCTCCCCACAGCCCCATCAAGTTCTCGGAGAAGTTCCAGCGCTACAGCGCCTTCTCACTGGGCTACGAGTTCCACGCAGGCCACGAGTACTACTACATCT CAACGCCCACCCACAACCTGCACTGGAAGTGTCTGAAGATGAAGGTGTTCGTGTGCTGCGCCTCCA CGTCGCACTCCGGGGAGAAGCCGATCCCCACCCTCCCCCAGTTCACCATGGGCCCCAATGTGAAGATCAACGTGCTGG AGGACTTTGAGGGAGAAAACCCCCAGGTGCCCAAGCTGGAGAAGAGCATCAGCGGGACGAGCCCCAAGCGGGAACACCTGCCCCTGGCCGTGGCCATCGCCTTTTTCCTCATGACGCTCTTGGCCTCCTAG
- the EFNA3 gene encoding ephrin-A3 isoform X2, producing the protein MAAAPLLLLLLLVPVPLLPLLAQGPGGALGNRHAVYWNSSNQHLRRDGYTVQVNVNDYLDIYCPHYNSSGSGPGAGPGPGGGAEQYVLYMVSRSGYRTCNASQGFKRWECNRPHAPHSPIKFSEKFQRYSAFSLGYEFHAGHEYYYISTPTHNLHWKCLKMKVFVCCASKDFEGENPQVPKLEKSISGTSPKREHLPLAVAIAFFLMTLLAS; encoded by the exons ATGGCGGCGGctccgctgctgctgctgctgctgctggtgccCGTGCCGCTGCTGCCGCTGCTGGCCCAGGGGCCCGGGGGGGCGCTGGGGAACCGGCATGCGGTGTACTGGAACAGCTCCAACCAGCA CCTGCGGCGAGACGGTTACACGGTGCAGGTGAATGTGAACGATTACCTGGACATCTACTGCCCGCACTACAACAGCTCGGGCTCCGGCCCGGGAGCAGGCCCGGGCCCCGGGGGCGGGGCGGAGCAGTACGTGCTGTACATGGTGAGCCGAAGCGGCTACCGGACCTGCAACGCCAGCCAGGGTTTTAAGCGCTGGGAATGCAACCGACCCCACGCTCCCCACAGCCCCATCAAGTTCTCGGAGAAGTTCCAGCGCTACAGCGCCTTCTCACTGGGCTACGAGTTCCACGCAGGCCACGAGTACTACTACATCT CAACGCCCACCCACAACCTGCACTGGAAGTGTCTGAAGATGAAGGTGTTCGTGTGCTGCGCCTCCA AGGACTTTGAGGGAGAAAACCCCCAGGTGCCCAAGCTGGAGAAGAGCATCAGCGGGACGAGCCCCAAGCGGGAACACCTGCCCCTGGCCGTGGCCATCGCCTTTTTCCTCATGACGCTCTTGGCCTCCTAG